The following are encoded in a window of bacterium SCSIO 12643 genomic DNA:
- the recN gene encoding DNA repair protein RecN encodes MLTKIFVSNYVLINQLEVDFNSGFTVITGETGAGKSIILGALGLILGQRAQLSGKRFPDKKVVVEGEFNIENDQLQSFFDDHNLDYEPQNTCLRREISNSGKTRAFINDTPVNVSILKSLGEKLVDIHSQHENQLLLKPLYQLQFLDAYTGLTSKVEAFEKEYDRWKNLQTEFQVLTEKEQNARKEEDYLRFQLSEINDLGLQNIQFDALQDELNLLEHADAIKLGLNEASYRISNGDVNVIQLLKESVTQIEDLAKLSEEFGEYVERLNSAIIELDDINSSIEHKDSMVESNPEKAMHIRETIDQVNHLMHKHNLSEIEELLQLESDLQIKLDEIDGFADEIQIKSKELQAQEAQMEKLSVEISKKRKQHIPNLEKQIVSDLAELGMANTILEIVLKEKESFGKTGKDEIQILFSANKGFATHSLEKVASGGERSRLMLVLKKIHASVASTPTLILDEIDTGISGEVAAKTAQMLSEMSNDSQIVAISHLPQVAGKAVHHLEVSKSSDEEVTETSLRVLTPEERKVEIARMLSGENITEAALENAHQLMQ; translated from the coding sequence ATGCTTACAAAAATATTTGTCTCAAATTACGTTTTAATCAATCAATTAGAGGTTGATTTCAACTCAGGATTTACTGTGATCACCGGAGAGACTGGCGCAGGTAAATCGATCATTTTAGGAGCTCTGGGTTTGATTTTAGGACAACGCGCTCAATTATCCGGTAAAAGGTTTCCGGATAAGAAAGTGGTAGTAGAAGGGGAGTTCAATATTGAAAATGATCAACTGCAAAGTTTTTTTGATGATCATAATTTGGACTACGAACCGCAAAATACCTGTTTACGTAGAGAGATTTCAAATTCTGGTAAAACACGTGCGTTTATCAATGATACCCCTGTTAACGTTTCTATTTTAAAGTCTTTAGGGGAAAAGTTGGTGGATATTCACTCGCAACATGAAAACCAACTGTTATTAAAACCATTGTATCAATTACAGTTTTTGGATGCATATACAGGATTAACTTCAAAAGTAGAGGCATTTGAAAAGGAATATGATCGTTGGAAAAACCTTCAGACGGAATTCCAGGTTCTTACCGAAAAAGAACAAAATGCACGGAAAGAGGAAGATTATTTAAGGTTTCAGCTGTCCGAAATTAATGATTTGGGATTGCAAAATATTCAGTTTGATGCTTTGCAGGATGAGTTGAACCTACTGGAACATGCAGATGCCATCAAGTTAGGGTTAAACGAAGCTTCATACCGTATTTCTAATGGTGATGTGAATGTGATTCAATTGCTTAAAGAAAGTGTGACCCAGATTGAGGATTTGGCCAAATTAAGTGAAGAGTTTGGCGAATATGTGGAACGCTTGAATAGTGCGATTATCGAATTAGATGATATTAATAGTTCTATTGAGCATAAAGACAGTATGGTGGAATCAAATCCGGAAAAAGCCATGCATATTCGTGAGACCATCGATCAGGTGAATCATTTAATGCATAAGCATAATTTGAGTGAGATTGAAGAATTACTTCAATTAGAAAGTGATTTGCAAATCAAGTTAGATGAAATCGATGGTTTTGCAGATGAAATTCAGATAAAATCTAAAGAACTTCAGGCGCAAGAAGCCCAAATGGAGAAATTGTCTGTTGAAATTTCGAAAAAGCGTAAACAACATATTCCGAATTTAGAAAAGCAAATTGTTTCTGATTTGGCTGAGTTAGGAATGGCAAATACCATTTTAGAGATTGTATTAAAAGAGAAAGAGTCTTTTGGTAAGACCGGAAAAGATGAAATTCAAATTTTATTCTCTGCCAATAAAGGATTTGCAACACATTCTTTAGAAAAAGTTGCTTCAGGTGGGGAAAGGTCCAGATTGATGTTGGTTTTAAAGAAAATACATGCATCGGTGGCGTCTACACCCACATTGATATTAGATGAAATTGACACGGGGATTTCAGGAGAAGTAGCAGCTAAAACCGCACAGATGTTGAGTGAAATGTCCAATGATTCTCAAATCGTAGCCATCTCACATTTACCGCAGGTTGCAGGAAAAGCAGTTCATCACTTAGAGGTTTCCAAATCCTCAGATGAGGAAGTAACTGAAACCAGTTTACGCGTTCTTACTCCTGAAGAGCGGAAGGTAGAAATAGCGAGAATGCTTAGCGGAGAGAATATTACAGAGGCTGCATTAGAGAACGCGCATCAACTCATGCAGTAA
- the porQ gene encoding type IX secretion system protein PorQ, translating to MKKNILLLLFGFQFFTLVGQVNSTQTYKFLNLPTSARSAAMGGSFISSGTHDLNLVADNPSVLDSTMDKLATITYINYISDINMGYVAYSKHYDGIGTFSGGLQFMGYGDFIRADETGTQNGTFKAGDYAFDVSYGRHLDSLFSVGASMKLIYSNYDYLNSFGVAFDLGATYVSKNKLFTAGAVMNNMGFEIVPYFKGQRQKLPFNMQLAGSIKLAKAPLRFTLLVNNLQKWNLVGNQAVEGLPTIGPSGGSIATDGGSSFTVDNLFRHFIFGAEIVPSENFFIQIAYNHLRKSELSVPLKTTLNAFSFGLGMRIKRLKFSYAVASYTSAGTSHHLTLSTDLKTFRRKSSSN from the coding sequence ATGAAAAAGAACATACTATTACTTTTATTTGGATTTCAATTTTTTACGCTTGTAGGACAGGTAAATAGTACGCAAACGTATAAGTTCTTGAATTTACCAACATCAGCAAGGTCTGCCGCAATGGGTGGAAGCTTTATTTCTTCAGGTACACATGATTTAAATTTGGTGGCTGACAATCCATCGGTATTAGACAGTACAATGGATAAGCTGGCTACGATCACCTATATCAATTATATCTCGGATATTAACATGGGATATGTAGCGTATTCCAAACACTATGATGGTATTGGGACATTTAGTGGTGGTTTACAATTTATGGGTTATGGTGATTTTATTCGAGCAGATGAAACCGGAACACAAAACGGAACTTTTAAGGCAGGGGATTATGCGTTTGATGTTTCCTATGGCCGCCATTTAGATTCATTGTTCTCTGTTGGGGCCAGTATGAAATTGATCTATTCCAATTACGATTATTTAAACTCATTTGGAGTTGCATTTGATTTAGGTGCCACGTATGTAAGTAAGAATAAATTGTTTACAGCTGGTGCGGTGATGAATAATATGGGGTTTGAAATCGTGCCATATTTCAAAGGGCAGAGACAGAAATTACCATTTAATATGCAATTGGCAGGATCTATTAAATTGGCTAAAGCACCATTAAGATTTACCCTTTTAGTAAACAATTTGCAAAAATGGAATTTGGTAGGAAATCAAGCCGTAGAAGGATTGCCAACTATAGGTCCGAGTGGAGGAAGTATAGCTACAGATGGAGGAAGTAGTTTTACCGTGGATAATCTGTTTCGTCACTTTATTTTTGGAGCAGAGATTGTACCATCGGAGAATTTCTTTATTCAAATAGCATACAATCATTTAAGAAAGTCTGAATTAAGCGTTCCCCTTAAAACAACTTTAAATGCCTTTTCGTTTGGCTTGGGAATGAGGATAAAACGACTTAAGTTTTCATACGCTGTAGCATCTTATACTTCTGCAGGAACAAGTCATCATTTGACCTTAAGTACTGACTTGAAAACATTCCGAAGAAAGTCTTCTTCAAATTAA
- a CDS encoding (d)CMP kinase, translating to MDKINIAIDGFSSCGKSTLAKQLAKEIKYVYVDSGAMYRAVTLFAMREDLFNDLKLDEEALKERIDEVHVKLVYDSLNDQQVTYLNDENVEEEIRKMPVSQRVSQVAVVKEVRDRMVFLQQEMAKDKGVVMDGRDIGTVVLPNAELKIFMTASPDVRAQRRMDELIAKGEQVTLEEIKQNLTHRDHIDQTREESPLRQAEDARVLDNSNLTRAEQLDLVKSWIVVA from the coding sequence ATGGATAAAATAAATATTGCAATTGACGGATTTTCGTCTTGTGGGAAGAGTACTTTGGCTAAACAATTGGCTAAAGAAATTAAGTATGTTTATGTGGATTCCGGAGCGATGTATCGTGCGGTGACATTATTCGCGATGCGTGAGGATCTTTTTAATGACCTGAAGTTGGATGAAGAGGCTTTAAAGGAAAGAATAGACGAAGTTCATGTGAAGTTGGTGTATGATTCGTTGAATGATCAGCAAGTGACCTATTTGAACGATGAAAATGTGGAGGAAGAAATCCGTAAAATGCCAGTATCTCAAAGAGTAAGTCAGGTAGCTGTGGTGAAAGAAGTACGTGATCGTATGGTTTTTTTACAACAGGAAATGGCCAAAGATAAAGGCGTAGTGATGGATGGAAGAGATATCGGGACTGTGGTATTACCAAATGCAGAGTTAAAGATATTTATGACGGCTTCACCAGATGTAAGAGCGCAAAGAAGAATGGATGAGTTAATCGCAAAAGGTGAACAAGTTACATTAGAAGAGATCAAACAAAACTTAACCCATAGAGATCATATTGATCAAACTAGAGAAGAGTCTCCATTACGTCAGGCGGAAGATGCACGTGTATTGGATAATTCAAATTTAACAAGAGCAGAACAACTGGATTTGGTAAAGAGTTGGATTGTAGTTGCTTAG
- the rpsA gene encoding 30S ribosomal protein S1 has translation MAEEKKDVAPKATEEKVEAKAEATKATKVDVEEVVETIAETEVKEEAPKAEVSSEPVDYSKVEPLADFDWSAIGKTDDVYPEDVFANYEKEYESTLTSIADHEVVDGKIVALTNKEAVVDINYKSEGIISVNELRYNPDVKIGDVVKVYVENLEDKNGQLIVSHKKARMLSAWDDVNEALETGKVIQGFVKCRTKGGLIVDVFGIEAFLPGSQIDVKPIRDYDVYVGKNMEFKVVKINNEFKNVVVSHKALIEAELEQQKVEIMSKLEKGQVLEGVVKNITSYGVFIDLGGVDGLIHITDLSWGRVNHPEDFVELDQKLNVVILDFDDNKKRIALGLKQLQKHPWESLDENLKVGDKVKGKVVVMADYGAFVEIAPGVEGLIHVSEMSWSQHLRTAQDFFKVGDEVEAVIMTLDRDERKMSLSTRSLTTDPWEDIESKYPIDSKPSGKVTNISNFGVFVELEEGIDGLIHISDLSWNKKVNHPSEFTKVGEEMTAVVLEIDKDNRRLSLGHKQLEENPWDVFETVFELGSVHKGTVTSVGDKGAVIALPYGIEGFCPTRHSKKESGAKLVNDDNLDFVVLEFNKDARKIIVSHTRTFEEDPKEKAEMEKKAKAANRATASRAVDSLNKKTEKSTLGDLDSLAALKASMEKNEKK, from the coding sequence ATGGCTGAAGAAAAAAAAGATGTAGCTCCTAAAGCTACAGAAGAGAAAGTGGAAGCAAAAGCTGAAGCTACAAAAGCAACTAAAGTGGATGTTGAAGAAGTGGTAGAAACCATTGCTGAGACAGAAGTAAAAGAGGAAGCTCCTAAAGCAGAGGTTTCTTCTGAGCCAGTTGATTACTCAAAAGTTGAACCATTAGCAGATTTCGATTGGAGCGCTATCGGTAAAACTGATGATGTATATCCGGAAGATGTATTTGCAAACTATGAGAAAGAGTATGAGTCTACTTTGACTTCAATTGCAGATCACGAAGTTGTTGATGGTAAAATTGTTGCTTTAACAAACAAAGAAGCAGTAGTTGATATCAACTATAAATCTGAAGGAATTATCTCTGTAAACGAATTACGTTACAATCCGGATGTAAAAATCGGAGATGTAGTAAAAGTTTACGTTGAGAACTTAGAAGATAAAAACGGTCAATTAATCGTTTCTCATAAAAAAGCACGTATGTTAAGTGCTTGGGATGATGTAAACGAAGCATTAGAGACTGGAAAAGTAATTCAAGGTTTCGTTAAATGTAGAACTAAAGGTGGTTTGATTGTAGATGTATTCGGAATCGAAGCATTCTTACCAGGTTCGCAAATTGACGTGAAGCCAATTAGAGATTACGATGTATATGTTGGAAAGAACATGGAATTCAAAGTGGTGAAAATCAACAATGAATTCAAAAACGTTGTAGTATCTCATAAAGCACTTATTGAAGCTGAATTAGAGCAACAAAAAGTGGAAATCATGTCTAAGCTTGAGAAAGGTCAGGTACTTGAAGGAGTGGTTAAAAACATTACTTCTTACGGTGTATTCATCGATCTTGGTGGTGTAGACGGATTGATTCATATTACAGATCTTTCTTGGGGTAGAGTAAATCACCCAGAAGATTTCGTTGAATTAGATCAAAAATTAAACGTGGTAATCTTAGACTTTGACGATAACAAAAAACGTATCGCTCTAGGTTTAAAACAACTACAAAAACATCCATGGGAATCACTTGATGAAAACCTTAAAGTAGGTGACAAAGTGAAAGGTAAAGTGGTTGTGATGGCTGATTACGGTGCATTTGTTGAAATCGCTCCAGGTGTAGAAGGATTGATCCACGTATCTGAAATGTCTTGGTCTCAGCACTTACGTACTGCACAGGATTTCTTCAAAGTAGGTGATGAAGTAGAAGCGGTAATTATGACTTTAGATCGTGATGAGCGTAAAATGTCATTATCTACGCGTAGCTTAACTACTGATCCATGGGAAGATATCGAAAGCAAATATCCAATCGATAGCAAGCCTTCTGGTAAAGTAACTAATATTTCAAACTTCGGAGTATTTGTTGAGTTAGAAGAAGGAATTGATGGATTGATTCATATTTCTGATTTGTCTTGGAACAAGAAAGTAAATCACCCATCAGAGTTCACTAAAGTTGGTGAAGAAATGACTGCGGTTGTTTTAGAAATTGATAAAGACAACAGACGTTTATCATTAGGACATAAACAATTAGAAGAGAATCCATGGGATGTATTTGAAACAGTATTCGAATTAGGATCTGTTCATAAAGGTACTGTTACTTCAGTAGGAGATAAAGGTGCTGTAATTGCATTACCATATGGAATCGAAGGTTTCTGCCCAACACGTCATTCTAAGAAAGAGAGTGGAGCTAAATTGGTAAATGATGACAACTTAGACTTCGTAGTATTAGAGTTCAACAAAGATGCTAGAAAAATCATCGTTTCTCATACTAGAACTTTCGAAGAAGATCCAAAAGAAAAAGCTGAAATGGAGAAAAAAGCGAAAGCAGCTAACAGAGCTACCGCTAGCCGTGCAGTTGATTCTTTAAACAAGAAAACAGAAAAATCTACATTAGGAGATTTAGATTCGCTTGCAGCGTTGAAAGCTTCAATGGAGAAAAACGAGAAAAAATAA